A window of Cytobacillus sp. FSL H8-0458 genomic DNA:
GCAATAAATCCAGAAGCTCATCATCTGGGCAATTTAATATGGACATTGCCTCCAAGTCTGTCAATTCATGTCCTTCCAATACATCAAAAGCTAATCTTTGATAATCCATATGTATCCTCCTTTATACTATTTGTTAAGCTGCACGGTTCATCTTTCTGAAATGACTGCGGGCAAATACTCTATGCTCCAGTCGATATGCCATTAACCCGGCAAAAACAGAGAGAATGATATCCTTTGGAAGAGGGACTGCCATCCATAGCCATGCCATTTGATAGGTAAATCCTTGGGGTGCCGTAAACCAGAGTTTATAAGCCAGGTACATCCAATTTGTCCCGAATACATAATTAATCGCCATTCCGATTAGAGCAGCAGTAACATACACCGGAACTGATTTTTTCTTTTCAATAATTTTTCCTGTGACATAGGCTGTTAGAATAAATGAAAGGATAAAACCGAAAGTCGGATTTAGTAATGATGCAAAACCGCCGCCGAATTTTGAAAAGACCGGGGCGCCTGCAAGCCCAACGAAAGCATAGACAGCTATTGTAATAGCTCCCAATCGGCTTCCTAAAATAGCCCCTGCCAAAATGGCAAAAAAGGTCTGTAAAGTAATTGGTACTCCTCCGATAACCAAAAATGGAACAAATGAAGTGATGTTTGCCCCAACCGCCATCAGGGCAACAAACATTCCAGCCAATGTTAAATCAATTGTCCTCAAACCTGTCTTCATAAAAAGCCTCCTGCTAGATTTGTATTTATCGCTGTCTTACGGACAGTAAGACCCCCACTTCAAAACTCAGATGAAAAAATGGAGGATAAGTGGGGGATCTAACTGCCCGTAAAGGCCCGAGTGATTCAACTAACAATCAGTAGGAGATAAAGAAAACCCCCACTGATTGAAGTTCCACTTTATACAATTTAGAATAATAGCAGCAGATGACAATTGTCAACCTAATTTTAATTAAGGTTTACATATATTTCGTGTTAAAGAAGGTATCGGAAGGGAGGGAGGACAACTAGCGAATGGGCTGGGTGGCTTGATTTTTCCGAATTAAATAGCCGCCGGCAATTCGCCAGCGGCTATATTGAAGTATTAATTATTGCCCTTTGTTTTTTTTCGAACCACATCAAAAAGTCCGGAACCAATAATATCAAGTGCTGATTGCATTCTTTCTTCAGAGATATTATCTTCAATTGTATCCTGAGGTGTATGGTATACTTTTTCAATATGATAAACAAGCGGATCCCAGCTGTCTATGCCCATCCAGATAAAAAGGGCCGCAGGAATGCCGGCATTATGAAAAGGAACATGGTCACTCGATCCGAATTTGCCTGGGAGAATGTCCGAATTGCCTAAGCGTGCACCAGCTTCACCAGTTGAAGAAGTTACAATGTTTTGGCTGCCGTCTGGTGTCATGGCATATAGGTTTGTCGCCTTGTCATAATTTGTAGCAACCATATCAGGAACAAAAACAGCCTCTATCTGATCTTTTTGTGTCTCTGTTAACTGATCTACATAATATCTTGCTCCTAAAAGTCCGCGTTCCTCAGATCCAAATGCAATGAATTTGAGGGTTTTGTCTGTATTATAACCTTTATAAACTCTGGCTAGCTCAAGCATTAACCCTACCCCGGAAGCATTATCATTCGCACCAGGAGCACCCACTACACTATCATGATGGGCGCCAAGTATAACCTCTTTTGTATCTTTATCTTTTGATTTAGCTTCTTTTGTAGCAATTACATTTACCGATTTAAGATCTTTATAATGTTTTGCTGTCAGGGAGAGCTCAACTGCACCTTGCTCCATTTGTTCCTTAAGCCACTCACCATGAATATAGGAAGCCCCGAAAACCGGAATATCATATTTCGCAGTAAGGTTGGGATTAAAAGTTTGTCCGTAATTGCCGCGGCTTCCAACGAGGCTTTGCAGAATTACACCTGCTGCTCCTGCCTCGACTGCTTTTTCTACCTGCTCACGGTATCCGGCTGTAGTATCTGCGCGAGCCAGCAGTACAACTTTACCTTCGGCTCCCTGGAAATTTTCATTTTCCACAAAGATCACTTCAGCATGAACTGGTGCTTCGCTGATTGCTCCATTCGGGGCAGCACCCATTTCCCAAACAGTTCCGTCTCCAAATGCAACACTGCCTATGTATTGATCTGCAACAGGAAAGTATTGAAATTCGACATCATAACCATAACTCTTAAGTGTATTTGCAATATACTGTGCAGACTTCTTTTCATTTTCTAATCCGCCCGGTCTTGTCCCAATTTCTTCTGATAAATACCTTACGTGGCCAATAGCACGTTCAGCATTAACTCTGGCAATAATCTTCTGATCCTGCGAGTGAGATGAGTTTCCGTTTTCAGTACTTACCGGGGCAGCATACCCGACTGACCCATAAGCTAATGAAGCTGCTAGAGCTACTGCGAGTATCCTGGCGGATTTTCGGTTTTTTCTTGACATAATAACCTCCTGAAAATAAGTATTTTTCGATTACCTAACGATTCCTAGTTTAGTAGATATTGGTATTTTAT
This region includes:
- a CDS encoding biotin transporter BioY, translated to MKTGLRTIDLTLAGMFVALMAVGANITSFVPFLVIGGVPITLQTFFAILAGAILGSRLGAITIAVYAFVGLAGAPVFSKFGGGFASLLNPTFGFILSFILTAYVTGKIIEKKKSVPVYVTAALIGMAINYVFGTNWMYLAYKLWFTAPQGFTYQMAWLWMAVPLPKDIILSVFAGLMAYRLEHRVFARSHFRKMNRAA
- a CDS encoding M28 family metallopeptidase, whose amino-acid sequence is MSRKNRKSARILAVALAASLAYGSVGYAAPVSTENGNSSHSQDQKIIARVNAERAIGHVRYLSEEIGTRPGGLENEKKSAQYIANTLKSYGYDVEFQYFPVADQYIGSVAFGDGTVWEMGAAPNGAISEAPVHAEVIFVENENFQGAEGKVVLLARADTTAGYREQVEKAVEAGAAGVILQSLVGSRGNYGQTFNPNLTAKYDIPVFGASYIHGEWLKEQMEQGAVELSLTAKHYKDLKSVNVIATKEAKSKDKDTKEVILGAHHDSVVGAPGANDNASGVGLMLELARVYKGYNTDKTLKFIAFGSEERGLLGARYYVDQLTETQKDQIEAVFVPDMVATNYDKATNLYAMTPDGSQNIVTSSTGEAGARLGNSDILPGKFGSSDHVPFHNAGIPAALFIWMGIDSWDPLVYHIEKVYHTPQDTIEDNISEERMQSALDIIGSGLFDVVRKKTKGNN